The Hevea brasiliensis isolate MT/VB/25A 57/8 chromosome 9, ASM3005281v1, whole genome shotgun sequence nucleotide sequence cttaaggTGTGTTTTGATACAGAATGGAAAAGtaatggcttatgcttcaagacaactgaagaggcatgagcagaactaccccactcatgatttggaaatggcagctgtagtctttgcactaaagatctggagacactacctgtatggtgaagtgtgtgagatatacaccgatcacaagagtttgaagtacatcttccaacagaaggatttaaacttgagacagagaagatggatggagcttctgaaggactatgattgcaccatccagtaccaccctgggaaggccaatgtagtagcagatgctttgagcagaaaatcttctggcagtttggcgcacttTTCAGCAGAAAAGAGACTGTTGATTCtgaaagtacatgagttgatggatcaaggtttaatcctagatctttcagatgagggggtattgttggctcatgtttcagtgaggccagacttgcgagatagggtcagagtttcccagcacagagaccaacaattgatgaagatcatagaaagagtacagcgcggtaaaggtggtgagtttggatttgccaatgatggcaccctagtgcaaggttctaggatatgtgtgcccgatgtggacaatctcagaaatgaaatcatgcgagaggcacactatacactgtacaatgtccacccaggctccaccaagatgtaccatgatgtgaaagatagctattagtggaatggcatgaagagagacatagcagacttcgtgtccaagtgcttgacttgtcagaaggtgaagtttgaacaccagagaccgtcaggaaagctgcaagagctccctatcccagaatggaagtgggaaatgattactatggattttgtgagtgggttacctcgtaccacgcgagtatatgattcgatatggataattatagaccgcctaactaaatcagctcatttcttgcctgtgaagatcacatattctgtggcacagtatgctcgactctacattcgagaaatagtcagattgcatggagttcctgcttccataatatctgacagagggccccagttcacttctcgattttggagaaagttacaggaggcacttggcatacagttgaactttagtactgctttccaccctcgcatgcattgcatgcgaaaggacaatccaaacactggaagacatgcttcgcatgagtgttttggattttggaggtcaatgggatgatcagctagctttggtggagtttgcctacaacaacagttaccattccagcatagggatggcaccctatgaggcactatatgaaagaaagtgtaggtctcctctgtgttggacgaaaatgggagaagcgaaggtgcatgacgtagacctagtgcagtacacttcagatatagttcctttaatcagggaatgattaaaaacagctttcagtaggcagaagagttatgcagaccccagacggagggatgtggagtttgcagtaggcgactatgtattcctgaaggtttctctgatgaaaggagtcatgagatttggaaagaagggcatattggcacctcggtatattggaccttttgaggttactgatagagttggagcagttgcctaccggttggagctactacccaacctttctcatgttcatcctgtgtttcacatttgcatgctcaggaaatacattccagatccttctcatgtactacagccggatgtaatagagctaaaagaaaacttgacgtttgaggagcaacctgtagccatagtggactaccaagtgaggtagctaagatcaaaacagatccctatggttaaggttttatggaggagccagtcagtggaagagtgcacttggtagtcagaacgggacatgcgtagcaagtacccttatctgttcaatgtgtaatcctgtactttgttctgccttgtgtaaaaattcgaggacgaattttctgtaagggggaaaaaatgtaacacccctaatttttaaatttattatttttaggcaaatattgatgttttatctttatttaaattttaggaaattatttgaaatttttcggattttcgaaatcaggtttgatttcccgaaaatataaaactttgatgatttttaaaaattaatttaaagaccacgtggaaaaactaaaaatatatttggagtctacgaatttttctgagttttctgaaattttttcgaaatttttggacctcgttttcagtcccaaggcagagtaaaaattcaaaattttgtattctgaatcgaacctacCGAATCAAACAGGAccagatcggaccggtcgaatcggaccggccttcttcttcctttttcttctccccgggcgcgtcccgaccttcctctctttctctcccattttctctctcctcccgcccCAGCCCACGGGCCAaccacctcccctgccacccgcCCAAGCAACCCCACCACCCCACGGCTCGTCGAGCGCCGCGCCGCCGCGCAAGCGTCGCGTCGCAGTGACAGCCGATGCGAATTCACCGATCCGGACACCAATCGGGccaggtcttgtgtctaaatccatctactcgtcgagagctttccatagacaccaagaacactgaaattcatcgagcggtttgtccaatttttgcccaggaagttttagcccattttgacttttgagctagatttctcgcaaaccgtgaaccccacgagaaaaccgagagtaccaaatcgctccactcgtcgagagctaagcggcaatataaatttcaaaattttccgacaccatttttcggtgggtcccacgaaacttcgcagtgtttttccgagcatttagtgagcttagaaaattccgtaaaatttatgtactaacccccatgttgtgggcttcgtgtaggtatcttcaattcgtggaaattcgacagttgtcggggtctgtgaatttccggccagacagaccggccaCCGAAaaggtctccgaattggatcgagattttggctaccccattaTTATCaaatgtcccgagcgcgtccccagagtcggaatcggcaaaggtaaacccgaacctttctttttcgtaatttcgagtgcttaaataggattaaaaatttataaaatattcgtggaagctcaaaaaattatgattctttttgcaatagcctagtaatattgctaaggaccgcggggcaaaattttagaatttttagagcttatttgggtagtttttgcaaaaatgatcaattataaggattaaactgtaaattgacatattgtgattgatgactatttggatgggcccaggaggggctgtgtgatgtgattgagttgtgagtgtatgatttacgaatatagaagtgcgttttgagcccttttgcaggttgagtagaTCCTAGGTTTAGGGGAAACTcagccggattttcggcacgacttaggacgtatttggtcttttcttggtttgtattgagtcaattgtattaaataattgtaatgtaattgtcaggtgagccgggacagccttcttcctccgctcagcGGCCACAGTGATTGctatcaagtctgtgagtaaaatgttaattttaattgtaatttcgatattattatatgtttaagcatgtccatgcatcacttatatatatgtatctatgtagttaaactctaggcacgttttatgttccattcacaactgttaaagtgtcatggatgttgttgtggtaatttaaagcaatgtgcgtgcattggcgtgcgtgtgatgtggtgtggactatggataggacgggtagacgcggcttgagatcttcgctgggacccagtccttcggggtagacacggcttgagttcttcgctgggaccccgatttggttattaagtggaagtccgagctgagttcttcgctggcacaggttggatttaagagagctgtataggggatcagctctcatatattatgattgatattactagatgtgtgagtgctctaaattacctttttgctattatgatgtgaaattactgctgatgttgcatttcactctacagggtgcattagttttagatagttatagagattatggttaaaattgatattttactctctgagtcgaacgctcactcctgttcaatatttttcaggtcataagaggatatttttgaagttaacctgcttttctccctcgcaggtcgtctattcatgtttgtgtaattctataaacttctagaagtttagaaatatttattcgatttgggtctgtaatataattatcatgttagacctgtaaaattattattatatgcatgtttgatggactggatgagggagctgagctcccatttatttttatgttgatatgagtatgtggagggtgagctgagctccccaattgattatttattgtgtttacaggtcggatgagtcAAAAATTCCCTGTTGAAAGATCCATTTTATGGCAGAACTCTGTCcgattgttttcttgatattatttaaaaatatattttaataacacttattattttttaaataaaataaaatttaagagggaaaaaatataattttaaagtgGATCAGAAGAGATACGAGAGAAGGAAAATAATTCACAAAAAGGAAAAAGAGGGAAAaaatgatgagagtgaaaaaaaatatttttattgtttaaattaataaaataacaatacattattataatttgatcatttaattaaatgaataaaattaatataaattttaaaaattatattaaaaatatttaaattaaaagaatgagtaaaaatattaaaattaaaagaatgaaaaataattaCGTAAActagataaatttttttttatttaaattacaaGGAGCATGATAATATGCAACTTACGATTGAAATATCTAATTTTCACTATAAATAAACTACTTGAAACATGTGAAACACCTCAGCTGCTCGCATTCACATCACAGGCAtccaattaatatttttaaaagagTTCTATTTCACTCAGTTTTGGATTGGCATCGGCGGATATGTGAAGGATttctgggttttttttttttttttttttttcctgttagAGGCCGTGCCAAGATTTGGCAACAGTACCCAAACCAAATTTGGAGCAACTAATGAGATCAACGATAGCATATGAACATATATGACACTCTGTCATAATACATCTGTTTACTCAACCAGGTTCTCTTCTTTTGACCATACCCAGAAGTATTGTTTGGATTTTTTGAAACACACATACGACATCATTCATATTCGCAGAGAACAAGTTCCAAATCCTTAACATACCCATTACTCTTTATTGCAAGCATCAGTCTTTATGTGAGACTAAACCTCATACTTCTCTCTGGTTGACTATTTCTTCCTCAGTGTTGCGCTTAACTGATAAACAGCATCATGCACTTCATCAAATTGAGGTTTTATTGCATTTTTTGAATTCTCAATCCACTGTTGAACTTTCTTGCATGGGCCCAGAAGACGATTGCGTTCATTCTCATCCAGTAGCTACATGGAACAAATCAGAATTCAAGTGAAAATTGTCTTCCACAAGTAACTACCATGTGTTAGtactaagaaatcaaaattaaaatcaagaatAAAGCAAACAAATAAGACTACCTCAAACACCTGAAGAGACTAAAGTACTTGCCTCGAGTTGCATAATTTCACAGACAAGGCTGAGATCTGCTATTGATGGTTGATTTGCCCCAAGCAAGAACATCCCACTATCCTGGAGCCAAAAGGACTCTATTGTTGACAGAGATGAAATCAAAATTTTCTCATCTTCAGCTGCTGCCTGTAGGTTCAGGGGCAGGCCAAATATAGGCGCCAGTCTTGAATTAAAAACATAGTTAACTGGAGAGGAAAGCCAAAAGCAA carries:
- the LOC131183245 gene encoding glutathione S-transferase T1-like; protein product: MELKVYGHRVSQPTRAVMIFCKANSIEFEEVTVDISKGQQKSPEFKEINPMGQVPAIIHGDLKLFESHAILIYLASAFPGVADHWYPTDLVKRAKIHSVLDWHHSNLRRGTVNYVFNSRLAPIFGLPLNLQAAAEDEKILISSLSTIESFWLQDSGMFLLGANQPSIADLSLVCEIMQLELLDENERNRLLGPCKKVQQWIENSKNAIKPQFDEVHDAVYQLSATLRKK